Sequence from the Sphingomonas sp. SORGH_AS_0950 genome:
TGGACGATGGCGCTGGTCTGGGCCTGCGACAGCGGCGCGTTCTTCGTCGGGCGGCAGTTTGGCGGACCCAAGCTCGCACCGAGCATCAGCCCGGCCAAGACCTGGTCGGGGCTGATCGGCGGCGTGGCGGCGGCGACCCTGCTGGCGGTGCTGATGCGCGCCTACCATGGCCTGCCTTTTCACCTCGTCATCGCGACCCCGGTGCTGGCGGTGCTGGCGCAGATCGGCGACCTGTTCGAAAGCGGGCTGAAGCGGCGGGCGGGGGTGAAGGACAGCGGCAATGTCCTGCCCGGCCATGGCGGCGTCATGGACCGGCTCGACGGCATCGTGCCCGTGGCCCCGATCGCGGCTCTCCTGATCTTTCTGCCGGACCTGTTCTGATGCGAAGCGTGACGATTCTCGGCGCGACCGGCTCGGTCGGCACCTCGACGCTGGACCTGATCGAGCGCGAGCCCGATCGCTACCGCGTCCGCGCGCTGACCGCCAATGGTGATGTCGCCAAGCTGGCGGCGGCGGCGAAGCGGACCCATGCCGAGCTGGCGGTGGTCGCCGACGAACGCTGCCTGCCCGATCTGCGTGCGGCGCTGGCGGGGACCGGGACGCGGGTGGCGGGCGGACGTGCCGCGGTGATCGAGGCGGCGGCGAGCGGCGCGGACTGGACGATGGGGGCGATCGTCGGGTGCGCCGGGCTGGAGCCCGCCATGGCCGCGATCGCCCAGGGCGGCACGGTGGTGCTGGCCAACAAGGAGCCGCTCGTCTCGGCGGGTGAGGTGGTGTTGGCAGCGGCCGCGAAGGCGGGGGCGACGCTGTTGCCCGCCGACAGCGAGCACAACGCCATCTACCAATGTTTCGACTTTGCGCGACCCGAGCGGGTGCGCCGGATCGTCCTGACCGCCAGCGGCGGCCCGTTCCGCACCTGGACCACCGACGCCATGCGCCAGGTCACCCCCGAACAGGCGGTGGCGCATCCCAACTGGTCGATGGGCGCGAAGATCTCGGTCGATTCGGCGACGATGATGAACAAGGGGCTGGAGCTGATCGAGGCGGCCCGGCTGTTCCCGGTCCCCTCCGACCGGATCGAGATCGTGTTGCATCCCCAATCGGTGATCCATTCGGCGGTCGATTATGTCGACGGCTCGATGCTGGCGCAGCTTGGGCCGTCCGACATGCGGGTGCCGATCGCGCATTGCCTGGCCTGGCCGGACCGGATGCCGACGCCGATGGCGCCGCTCGACCTGGTCGCGCTGGGCCGGATGGACTTTGCCGCGCCCGACCCTGTGCGCTTTCCCGCGCTGCGACTGGCGCGTGCCGCGCTGGAGGCGGGTGGGGCGGCTCCGGCTATTCTGAATGCGGCCAATGAGGTCGCGGTTGCGGCTTTTCTCGCCCGTCGCATCGGCTTCCTCGAAATTGCCGCAATCGTTGAGGATATTCTCCATCGCTACGACCCGGCCCCGCCGGAAACGCTCGACGCGGTGATCGCGATCGATGCGGAGACGCGGGAGCTGGCGGGCGAGCGCGTTGAGGATTGCGTCGTTTGATCGAAACCCCCGGCCTGTTGTTGACCATCCTGGCCTTTGTTCTCGCCATCGGTCCGCTCGTGTTCGTGCACGAGATGGGTCATTACCTCGCCGGGCGCTGGTTCGGGGTGAAGGCGGAAACCTTCGCGATCGGCTTCGGGCACGAGGTGTTCGGGCTGACCGACCGGCGCGGTACGCGGTGGAAGATCGGGTGGCTGCCGCTGGGCGGCTATGTGAAGTTCGCCGGCGACATGAACCCCGCCAGCCAGCCCGACGCGGCCTGGCTCTCGCTCCCGCCCGAGGAGCGCGCACGGACGTTCCAGGCCAAGCCGGTGTGGCAGCGCGCGATCATCGTCGCGGCGGGCCCCGCGATCAATTTCGTCGCGGCGATCCTGATCCTGGCGGGCTTTGCCTGTGCCTATGGCGAGGCGGTGATCCCGCCGGTGGTGGGTGAGGTCGTGACGGGAAGCGCCGCCGCCTCTTCGGCGCTGCGCCCCGGCGACCGGGTGACGGCGATCGACGGGCGCACCGTCACCGATTTCGCCGATATCGCGCGCTATGTGCAGATCCGCGCCGGACAGCGGGTGACGATCGAGGCGACGCGCAGCGGCGTGCCGTTCACGACCGACGTCACCGTCGGCACCGACGAGCAGCGCGATCGCTTCGGCAACCGCTATCGCATCGGCCGCCTGGGCGTGCGCGGCACCGGCACGGTCGATGTCCGCCCGGTCGGTCTTCTCCGCGCGCCGGTGGTGGCGGTAAAGCGCACCGGCGAAATCGTCCGCATGATGGTCGAGACGCTGGGGCAGGTGATTTCCGGCCGCCGCTCGGTCAAGGAACTGGGCGGGCCGGTGTCGATCGCCAAGGTCTCGGGCGAGCAGATGGCGCTGGGCCTCGACGCCTTTGTTTTCTTCGTGGCGCTGGTGTCCATCAATCTGGGGTTCATCAACCTCTTGCCAGTGCCGATGCTGGATGGCGGTCATCTTCTCTTCTATGCGATCGAAGCGGTGCGACGTCGCCCCCTGGAGCCGGTGGCCCAGGAATGGGCATTCCGTGGCGGTTTGGTGGCGATCCTGGCCCTGATGCTCTTCGTGACGTTCAACGATCTGGGCAATTTGGGGCTTTGGAAAAATATCGCTGGCTTGATCGGCTGACGCCGATGGGGCAGGGCGCGAGGACGACAGGGGTCGGTTCGACTTTTCTGGGGTGGGTTTGGTGACAGCAATGACGGGTATCAAGACTGTGCGCGCAGGCGCCTTATTGCTGGCGGGCACGATGCTGTCGGGCGTCCCCGTCATGGCGCAGGTCGCGCCCGCGACGCCCGCCGGGACGACGACACAGGCGGCGGCGCCCGCCGCCACGCCCGCGCCGCAGCGGATCATCAAGACGCTGCGGGTCGAGGGCGCGCAGCGGATCGAGCCCGAAACGGTGCTCTCCTACACCAAGCTGCGCGTGGGCATTCCCTATTCGGCCGAAACGCTCGACCAGGCGCTGAAGGATCTCCAGGCGTCCGAGCTGTTCGCCGACTATTCGATCTCGGGCGTCGAGAGCGGTGACATCGTGCTGCGGGTGCGCGAGAACCCGATCATCAACCGGGTCATTCTGGAGGGCAACAAGCGCCTGAAGGAAGACAAGATCAAGAAGGAGATCAAGCTCGCGCCGCGGCAGATCTTCACCCGCACCGCCGTCCGCCAGGACGTGGCGCGCATCGTCGAGCTGTACCGCCGCCAGGGCCGGTTCGGCGCGGTGGTGGACCCCAAGATGGTCAATCTGGACCAGAACCGCGTCGATGTGGTGTTCGAGATCAGCGAGGGGCCGAAGTCCAAGGTCCGCCAGATCAACATCATCGGCAACGAGAAATTCTCCGACGACGAGCTGCGCGGTGCGATGTACACCAAGCAGTCGCGCTGGTTTCGCTTCCTGTCCTCGGCCACCAGCTACGACCAGGATCGCCTGGCCGCCGACCAGCAGAAGCTGCGCGCCTTCTATCTGTCCAACGGCTATGCCGATTTCCGCGTGACCAGCGCGGTGGCCGAGCTGACCCCGGACAAGAAGGATTTCATCATCACCTATGTGGTGGAGGAAGGCCCGCGCTACAAGTTCGGCGACGTCAAGGTCGACAGCCAGATCCGCGACTTTGACAATGAAAAGCTCGCCCAGTCGCTGCCGATGAAGAAGGGCGACTGGTACAATGCCAAGCTGATCGAGGATTCGATCGACAGCCTCAGCCAGACGGCGGGCCTGTTCGGCTATGCCTTTACCGACGTGAACCCCGAGTTCCAGCGTGACAAGGACACGCTGACCATGTCGATCACGTTCAACATCGCCGAGGCGAAGCGGACCTATATCGAGCGGATCGACATCAACGGCAACACGCAGACCCAGGACAAGGTCGTCCGCCGCGAGTTCCGCGTGGCCGAGGGCGATGCGTTCAACAGCTTCCAGGTCCGCCGCAGCCAGGACCGCATCAATTCGCTCGGCTATTTCCAGGAAAAGCTGGAGGTCAAGCAGAACCCCGGCTCGACCCCCGACCGAATCGTGCTGGAAACCAACACCGAGGAACAGTCCACCGGCTCGCTCCAGCTGTCGGCGGGCTATTCGTCGCTGGAACGCTTCATCATCCAGGCGAACATCACCCAGCGCAATTTCCGCGGCAAGGGCCAGGAACTGCGCGCGGGCGTGAACTATTCGGCCTATTCCAAGTCGATCGAGCTGGGCTTCACCGAGCCTTATGTGTTCGACAAGAACGTCGCGCTGGGCGTCGACGTGTTCCGTCGCGACTATAACTCGTTCAACTATCTGGGCACCACCCGCCAGACGACCTATAGCCAGGTGTCGACCGGCTTCCAGGTGCGCGCGGGCGTGCCGCTGACCGAATATTGGTCGCTGTCGGGTCGCTATGGCCTGACCTATGACGAGGTCGGTTTGGCCTCGTCCTTCTTCAACGCCGATGGCAGCTGTAACTTCCAGACGGCGGGCCGTTATCTTTGCGACGCGATCGGCAATCGCTGGACCTCGTCGGTCGGCTATTCGCTGATCTATGACAGCCTGAACAGCCGTCTGCGTCCGACCGCGGGTCAGCGTTTCTCGTTCAGCCAGGACTTTGCCGGTCTGGGCGGCGACGTGAAATATATCCGCACCCGTGGCGAAGGCGCGAAGTTCTGGGGTCTGGGCAAGGGCTTCGTCTTCTCGGTGCTGGGCGAGGGCGGCTATATCCACTCGCTGGAGGACAGCCGCGGTCCCGGCATCGACCCGGTGCGTATCGTCGACCGCTTCTATCTGGGCGAGCCGCAGTTCCGTGGCTTCGACATTCGCGGCGTCGGTCCGCGCGTGCTGCGCGTGCCCTATGTCATCGGCACCGACGGATCGCAGTCGCGTCAGACCGATCGCGACCAGATCGTCGACGACGCGCTGGGCGGCCGCGCTTATTATCTGACGCGCGCCGAACTCGAGATTCCGCTGGGCTCGGGTGCGCGCGAAATGGGTCTGCGGCCCAGCATCTATGTCCAGGCGGGCAGCCTGTGGGGCATCACCCGCCCGTTGCCGTCGCTCGACTTCCCGCAGGCGCGCGACGCCAACGGCAATCTGCTGTTCAACAAGGACGGGTCGAAGACGCTCGCCCCCTCGCTGCTCAAGGACGGGCAGGGGCGGCAGCTCTACGTCGTGCCGACCGGGTCGGACAATGCGGGGCAGTTCACCACCTGCTCGGTCGGCTTCTCGGCGACGTCGGGCGGAACCTGCTCGGGCACCAGCACCAACACGATCGCGCAGAATACCAACTATGCCGAAGAGCAGTTCTACGGCGGCACCTGGCGTCCGCGCGTGTCGATCGGCATCGGTGTGAACTGGAATTCACCATTTGGACCGCTGCGCATCGACCTGGCCAAGGCATTGGTCACGCAGCCGGGCGACGACCCCAAGCTCATCACTTTCAACGTAGGGACGCAGTTCTGATGAAGACGATTTCCAAGCTCCTCCTCGCGGCGGCCCTGGTGGCCCCGGCCGCGACCGTCGCGACGACCGCGAGTGCGCAGGTGAACGGCGTCGCCGTGGCCGACCCGCAGGGTGCGATCGCCGGTTCGCGCGCCTGGGCGACCGCCCGCCAGCAGATCGAGACGACCTACAAGGCGCAGCTCGACCAGGCCGAGACCCGCCGCACCGCGCTCGCTGCCGAGCTGAACCCGCTGGTCCAGGCGTTCCAGACCGCGCGTTCGGCCCCCAACGCCAACGAAGCGGCGCTGCGCACCCAGGCGCAGGCGATCCAGACCAAGCAGCAGGCCGCCGAGCAGGAACTGGCCCGCCTGACCCAGCCCGCCGTCCGCGCGCAGACCTATGCCGTCGAGCAGCTCCAGGCCAAGCTGGGCGAAGCGGTGCAGAACGCCGTCCGCGCCAAGAATGTCAGTCTGCTGGTCAGCCCGCAGGCGGTGCTGTTCATGCAGCCGACCGCCGACATCACCTCGGCGGTGACGGCCGAGCTGGACAAGCTGGTCCCGACCGTCAGCATCACCCCGCCGGCGGGCTGGCAGCCCGGTCAGCAGGGTGGCCAGCAGGGCGCCGCCCCCGCCGCCGCTCCGGCCGCCACCCCGGCTCCGGCGCCCGCGCGTCGCCAGAACAGCGGCCGGTAATCGCTTCGTGAGCGACGTTGTGAACGACGAGGCGAAGACCGTCCTCGGCCCGCTGGACGTCACGCGGGTCATGGCGGCGATCCCGCACCGTTACCCGATGTTGCTGGTCGATCGTGTCGAGGAACTGGTCCTCGACACGTCGATCCGCGCGGTGAAGGCGGTGACGATCAACGAGGCGTTTTTCCAGGGCCATTATCCTGGCCGTCCGATCATGCCCGGCGTGCTGATCGTCGAGGCGCTGGCGCAGGCCGCCGGTGTCCTGGGCGTGGAAAGCCTGGGCCTCGCCAATTCGGGCAAGCTCGTCTATTTCATGTCGATCGACGGCGTGAAGTTCCGCAAGCCCGTGGAACCCGGCGTCCTCCTCCATCTGGAGGTGGAGTTCGTGTCGAAGCGGACCCGCGTGTGCAAGTTCGCGGGTGTCGCCAAGATCGACGGCGTCGCCGTGGCGGAGGCCAATTTCACCGCGATGATCGCCGATCCGCCCGCCGAGGCGTAAGGGCTCACGTCGCTTTTGACTATCGGGGCGCGGTCCGCTATGGGCCGCGCCTTGAGCTTTAAGGCTGGTCGGAACCAGCCATTTTCCGGAGCAATATCATGAAGACCGATACGCACCCCGACTATCACATGATCAAGGTCCAGATGACCGACGGCACCGTGTTCGAAACCCGCTCCACCTGGGGCAAGGAAGGCGACACGATGCAGCTCGACATCGATCCGCTGGCGCACCCGGCCTGGACCGGCGGTCGTGGCCAGATGCTGGACACCGGCGGTCAGGTCGCGCGCTTCAACAAGCGCTTCGGTGGCGGTCTCACGCTCCGCAAGTAATGGCCTGGCCCTGCGGGGCCGTGCCGTCGCAAAGGACCCGGCGCCTCCCATGCGGAGGGGCCGGGTTTTTTGTATCCGCCGCGCGCGGCGGGCAAATCGTTTGCGATGTATTTACCACCTCGCTTTAGCATTGCCTGCATGTTCGCCGCCGAATTCGAGCCCTTGAAAATCCCGGCCCGCCGTCGCTCGAAGCGGACGGAGGTGAAGGTGGAGGCCGATTATGAGGGCGACGGCCTGGCCCGCGCGCTGTGCCGCGTCCTCGACATTTCGACCCACGGCGCCCGGCTGGAAACCTATACCGAGTTGCGCAGCGGGATGACGATCTGGCTGCGGCTGCCCAAGGTGGGGCAGGTGATCGCCCGGATCGTCTGGGCGGACGATTTCGCGGCGGGGTGCCAGTTCCAGACTCCGCTGGCGCAGGACGCCTATGAGGTGCTGGCGCCGCTCGCCTGATCGCGGGGTGGCCAGGGGCGACCGGCTGGGCTAGTCCATGGGTCTATTCGTTACAAATGGAACGATCTTGACCCTGCCAGTCCCTCCCGTGACCGCGCTGCCGCGTGGCGAAGACAGTGTCGCCGCGGTCAGCGTGACCGAGCTGTTCACGATCGGTATCGGCCCTTCCAGTTCGCACACGGTCGGGCCCATGCGCGCCGCCAAGGCCTTTGCGGTCGAGATGCTCGACACCGGGCTGATCCCGGTGCGGGTGCAGGCCGAGCTGTTCGGATCGCTATCGCTGACCGGGCGCGGGCACCATAGCGACCGTGCCGTCCTGCTGGGCCTGGCGGGGGAGACGCCCGAGACGATCGATCCCGACGCCGTTGAGGGACTGCTCGCGCGGATCGGGCGAGACGCGGCGGATCACGCTCGACGGGCGGCATGCGATGGATTTCGATCCCGAGGCCGATCTGCTGTTCCGCCCCGGCTTCCTGCCCGCCCATCCCAACGGGATGGTCTTCACCGCCTTCCTGTCCGACGGCAGTTCGGTGGTGCGGCGCTTCTACTCGATCGGCGGCGGTGCGATCCGGATGGAGGGGGCCGAACTGGCGCGGACCAACCGGCGACTGGCCTATCCCTTCGCTTCCGGTGCGGAACTGCTCGAGCGTACCGGGGATACCGGCTTGTCGATCGCGCAGATCGTCCGCGCCAACGAGGCGGCGTGGCGCGAGGATGCGGAGACGGACGCGTTTCTCGACCGGGTTCGCGATGCGATGGTGGGCGCGATCGATCGCGGCTGTACCGCGACGGGCATCCTGCCCGGCGGGCTGAAGGTCCAGCGCCGTGCGCAGGCGATCAAGCAGAAGCTGCTCGACCGGGGGCCGCGCACCGATCCCAGCCTGGTGTTCGAATGGGTCAGCCTGTGGGCGCTGGCAGTCAATGAGGAGAATGCGGCGGGCGGACGGGTCGTGACCGCCCCGACCAACGGCGCGGCCGGGGTCATCCCGGCGGTGCTGCGCTATTACGAGGCCTTCGTCCATGGTGCGACGCGCG
This genomic interval carries:
- the dxr gene encoding 1-deoxy-D-xylulose-5-phosphate reductoisomerase, whose amino-acid sequence is MRSVTILGATGSVGTSTLDLIEREPDRYRVRALTANGDVAKLAAAAKRTHAELAVVADERCLPDLRAALAGTGTRVAGGRAAVIEAAASGADWTMGAIVGCAGLEPAMAAIAQGGTVVLANKEPLVSAGEVVLAAAAKAGATLLPADSEHNAIYQCFDFARPERVRRIVLTASGGPFRTWTTDAMRQVTPEQAVAHPNWSMGAKISVDSATMMNKGLELIEAARLFPVPSDRIEIVLHPQSVIHSAVDYVDGSMLAQLGPSDMRVPIAHCLAWPDRMPTPMAPLDLVALGRMDFAAPDPVRFPALRLARAALEAGGAAPAILNAANEVAVAAFLARRIGFLEIAAIVEDILHRYDPAPPETLDAVIAIDAETRELAGERVEDCVV
- the rseP gene encoding RIP metalloprotease RseP, whose amino-acid sequence is MIETPGLLLTILAFVLAIGPLVFVHEMGHYLAGRWFGVKAETFAIGFGHEVFGLTDRRGTRWKIGWLPLGGYVKFAGDMNPASQPDAAWLSLPPEERARTFQAKPVWQRAIIVAAGPAINFVAAILILAGFACAYGEAVIPPVVGEVVTGSAAASSALRPGDRVTAIDGRTVTDFADIARYVQIRAGQRVTIEATRSGVPFTTDVTVGTDEQRDRFGNRYRIGRLGVRGTGTVDVRPVGLLRAPVVAVKRTGEIVRMMVETLGQVISGRRSVKELGGPVSIAKVSGEQMALGLDAFVFFVALVSINLGFINLLPVPMLDGGHLLFYAIEAVRRRPLEPVAQEWAFRGGLVAILALMLFVTFNDLGNLGLWKNIAGLIG
- a CDS encoding PilZ domain-containing protein, which encodes MFAAEFEPLKIPARRRSKRTEVKVEADYEGDGLARALCRVLDISTHGARLETYTELRSGMTIWLRLPKVGQVIARIVWADDFAAGCQFQTPLAQDAYEVLAPLA
- the bamA gene encoding outer membrane protein assembly factor BamA, which gives rise to MTGIKTVRAGALLLAGTMLSGVPVMAQVAPATPAGTTTQAAAPAATPAPQRIIKTLRVEGAQRIEPETVLSYTKLRVGIPYSAETLDQALKDLQASELFADYSISGVESGDIVLRVRENPIINRVILEGNKRLKEDKIKKEIKLAPRQIFTRTAVRQDVARIVELYRRQGRFGAVVDPKMVNLDQNRVDVVFEISEGPKSKVRQINIIGNEKFSDDELRGAMYTKQSRWFRFLSSATSYDQDRLAADQQKLRAFYLSNGYADFRVTSAVAELTPDKKDFIITYVVEEGPRYKFGDVKVDSQIRDFDNEKLAQSLPMKKGDWYNAKLIEDSIDSLSQTAGLFGYAFTDVNPEFQRDKDTLTMSITFNIAEAKRTYIERIDINGNTQTQDKVVRREFRVAEGDAFNSFQVRRSQDRINSLGYFQEKLEVKQNPGSTPDRIVLETNTEEQSTGSLQLSAGYSSLERFIIQANITQRNFRGKGQELRAGVNYSAYSKSIELGFTEPYVFDKNVALGVDVFRRDYNSFNYLGTTRQTTYSQVSTGFQVRAGVPLTEYWSLSGRYGLTYDEVGLASSFFNADGSCNFQTAGRYLCDAIGNRWTSSVGYSLIYDSLNSRLRPTAGQRFSFSQDFAGLGGDVKYIRTRGEGAKFWGLGKGFVFSVLGEGGYIHSLEDSRGPGIDPVRIVDRFYLGEPQFRGFDIRGVGPRVLRVPYVIGTDGSQSRQTDRDQIVDDALGGRAYYLTRAELEIPLGSGAREMGLRPSIYVQAGSLWGITRPLPSLDFPQARDANGNLLFNKDGSKTLAPSLLKDGQGRQLYVVPTGSDNAGQFTTCSVGFSATSGGTCSGTSTNTIAQNTNYAEEQFYGGTWRPRVSIGIGVNWNSPFGPLRIDLAKALVTQPGDDPKLITFNVGTQF
- a CDS encoding OmpH family outer membrane protein — protein: MKTISKLLLAAALVAPAATVATTASAQVNGVAVADPQGAIAGSRAWATARQQIETTYKAQLDQAETRRTALAAELNPLVQAFQTARSAPNANEAALRTQAQAIQTKQQAAEQELARLTQPAVRAQTYAVEQLQAKLGEAVQNAVRAKNVSLLVSPQAVLFMQPTADITSAVTAELDKLVPTVSITPPAGWQPGQQGGQQGAAPAAAPAATPAPAPARRQNSGR
- the fabZ gene encoding 3-hydroxyacyl-ACP dehydratase FabZ yields the protein MSDVVNDEAKTVLGPLDVTRVMAAIPHRYPMLLVDRVEELVLDTSIRAVKAVTINEAFFQGHYPGRPIMPGVLIVEALAQAAGVLGVESLGLANSGKLVYFMSIDGVKFRKPVEPGVLLHLEVEFVSKRTRVCKFAGVAKIDGVAVAEANFTAMIADPPAEA
- the rpmE gene encoding 50S ribosomal protein L31; this translates as MKTDTHPDYHMIKVQMTDGTVFETRSTWGKEGDTMQLDIDPLAHPAWTGGRGQMLDTGGQVARFNKRFGGGLTLRK